The Novipirellula galeiformis genome contains a region encoding:
- a CDS encoding DMT family transporter: MNQEFTASDRRRAILALVLVNAMWGASFPIMKALNLQIDGHFGVTQWTASGWLRVSSAGWLIGMRFGMAFLLLVLLLRGMLARVQWPHLLAGAAIGFLFCCGLLLQVMGLATIPASRSGFLTSLVVIITPMMNTLVRKRLPRRCVILGALVAVIGVATLTGLIAIENGQVSLAKDAFAQWTHGDTLTTVATLFFSAQILLIDVFGKRYESVLFTPSMFATTSIFAFAVFGCSSFYVPEVASGGWIGLASEPRFYFLLAVLCVFPSLVAFMWMNKYQPRLTAGQAAVIYTLEPLFASTWAMFCPAIISAMCAIHYANESFSMPLLAGGSLVMLANVLALWPERKTTTRDIVLQAKGEE, from the coding sequence ATGAACCAAGAATTCACCGCGTCCGATCGTCGCCGAGCCATCCTCGCGCTCGTCTTGGTCAATGCGATGTGGGGAGCTTCGTTTCCGATCATGAAGGCCTTGAATCTACAGATCGATGGTCACTTCGGAGTGACCCAGTGGACCGCCTCGGGCTGGCTTCGCGTCAGTTCGGCGGGGTGGTTGATCGGGATGCGGTTTGGGATGGCCTTTTTGCTCTTGGTCCTGCTGTTACGAGGCATGCTGGCCCGCGTGCAATGGCCGCATCTACTTGCGGGTGCCGCGATTGGATTCCTGTTTTGTTGCGGTTTGTTGCTGCAAGTCATGGGACTCGCCACGATCCCGGCTTCGCGCAGCGGTTTTCTGACAAGCTTGGTGGTGATCATTACGCCGATGATGAACACGCTGGTACGGAAGCGGTTGCCCCGGCGGTGTGTCATCTTGGGGGCCTTGGTGGCGGTGATTGGAGTCGCCACGTTGACCGGCTTGATTGCGATCGAGAACGGCCAGGTATCCTTGGCCAAGGATGCGTTCGCCCAATGGACCCACGGAGATACGCTGACGACCGTGGCCACTTTGTTTTTCAGCGCCCAGATCTTACTGATCGACGTGTTCGGCAAACGTTATGAATCAGTATTGTTCACTCCCAGCATGTTTGCCACGACGTCGATTTTCGCGTTCGCGGTTTTTGGCTGCTCGAGTTTCTACGTCCCCGAGGTCGCCAGCGGAGGGTGGATCGGACTGGCGAGCGAGCCACGTTTCTATTTCCTATTGGCCGTCTTATGCGTCTTTCCGTCGCTGGTTGCTTTTATGTGGATGAACAAATACCAGCCAAGATTGACTGCGGGGCAAGCTGCCGTGATCTACACGCTTGAACCGTTGTTCGCGTCGACCTGGGCGATGTTCTGTCCCGCAATCATCAGTGCCATGTGCGCAATCCACTACGCCAACGAGTCGTTTAGTATGCCGCTATTAGCCGGCGGATCGCTGGTCATGTTGGCAAACGTGTTAGCGTTGTGGCCGGAAAGGAAAACCACGACACGCGACATTGTGTTGCAAGCGAAGGGCGAGGAGTGA
- a CDS encoding SLC13 family permease produces the protein MPHFRSLLTVAGLLLACGVYVLCVDGFGLEHAAAVTAAVTSLCGLWWCTEVIPIPVTSLLPFVVFPMAGVLDHRQLAEAYGDKFVLLFMAGFMISRAAERSQTHLRVSHGLMNLLGTKSQRRIVLGFLVATAFSSMWISNTATALIMLPVAIAVLAEQNDAKLNVPLLLAVAYGSSIGGIATIIGTPPNGIFVSIYEQQNAHSVDFISWLKIGVPVALIMLVAAGVLLTRGLSHGSTMQLQNLGPWTSAQRRVLGVISLTALLWITRSAPMGGWSFWLDMPMAHDATVGLAAVVALFLIPSGKTSERPAKTAAGPKRLQADRLLDWETARDIPWGILILFGGGLAIAKAAEVTGLSQTIGGQFAQLSGLHPLLLIGVICLTVTFLTEVTSNTATTTLLMPILGAVAEGAGYDAAVLMVPAALSASCAFMLPVATPPNAIVFGSEQLTVREMARAGLALNLIGVVVISVSCYFLVDFKSGIGTAIAPPDIAMESIDDATVDGQRP, from the coding sequence ATGCCACACTTTCGCAGCCTCCTAACGGTCGCCGGATTGCTACTCGCGTGTGGCGTCTATGTGTTGTGCGTGGACGGGTTTGGGTTGGAACACGCCGCTGCGGTGACCGCCGCGGTCACCTCGCTTTGCGGCCTATGGTGGTGCACCGAGGTGATTCCGATTCCGGTTACATCGCTATTGCCGTTTGTGGTCTTTCCAATGGCGGGTGTGCTCGACCATCGCCAGCTTGCCGAAGCCTATGGCGACAAGTTTGTCTTGTTGTTCATGGCGGGGTTTATGATTTCGCGCGCGGCCGAGCGATCCCAAACGCATCTCCGCGTGTCGCATGGGTTGATGAATCTGCTGGGGACGAAATCCCAGCGACGGATCGTGCTTGGGTTTCTCGTTGCCACCGCCTTTTCAAGCATGTGGATTTCGAACACCGCAACGGCATTGATCATGTTACCGGTGGCGATTGCCGTGCTCGCTGAACAAAACGATGCGAAACTAAACGTGCCGCTCTTGTTGGCGGTCGCCTATGGCTCAAGTATCGGCGGGATTGCGACCATCATCGGTACGCCCCCTAACGGAATCTTTGTCTCGATTTACGAGCAGCAGAATGCTCATTCGGTCGATTTTATCTCTTGGCTAAAAATAGGAGTCCCGGTCGCGTTGATCATGCTGGTCGCTGCGGGAGTGCTGTTGACGCGGGGGCTTTCGCATGGCTCCACGATGCAACTGCAAAATTTGGGGCCATGGACGAGCGCTCAGCGACGCGTCTTAGGTGTCATTTCGTTGACCGCATTGTTATGGATCACGCGTAGTGCTCCGATGGGCGGTTGGTCGTTTTGGTTAGACATGCCGATGGCGCATGACGCGACGGTCGGCTTGGCCGCCGTGGTCGCCCTGTTCCTGATTCCCAGTGGGAAAACCAGCGAACGTCCCGCGAAAACCGCAGCGGGTCCGAAGCGATTGCAAGCTGACCGTTTGCTCGATTGGGAAACCGCTCGCGACATCCCTTGGGGCATCTTGATTCTGTTCGGAGGCGGGTTAGCGATTGCCAAGGCGGCCGAAGTGACGGGACTTTCCCAAACGATCGGAGGCCAATTTGCCCAACTTTCGGGGCTTCATCCGCTATTGCTGATCGGTGTGATCTGTTTGACGGTGACCTTTTTAACCGAAGTCACCTCCAACACTGCGACCACGACGCTGTTGATGCCGATCTTAGGTGCCGTGGCCGAAGGAGCGGGGTATGACGCCGCGGTCTTGATGGTGCCTGCCGCGTTATCGGCAAGTTGTGCGTTCATGTTGCCGGTCGCGACGCCGCCCAATGCCATCGTCTTTGGCTCGGAACAATTGACGGTTCGCGAGATGGCTAGAGCGGGCTTGGCACTGAACTTGATCGGCGTCGTTGTGATTTCGGTCAGCTGTTATTTCCTGGTCGATTTTAAGTCAGGCATTGGCACCGCGATCGCACCGCCGGACATCGCGATGGAATCCATTGACGACGCAACCGTTGACGGCCAAAGGCCCTGA
- a CDS encoding GntR family transcriptional regulator translates to MRTETNAHRAYLHLRNKLISGDFEPGTRLLYGPIGKEIGVSATPVREAAGQLANEGLVDLVPNMGAIVRRLDRNALIEIYEVREVIEPATAAMAAKRASPEQLLVIEEELQQMLELTSQHEQSAAQYAGKRIKGRFDKADYRFHMSIIEATGNQALVRTASQSQVLTRVFGIRRHRHDIEAMQRTCKDHQRIFEAIRTGDAEEACQAAVDHIRNGLQASLLEIDAEPETEVNTSEAG, encoded by the coding sequence ATGAGGACTGAAACAAACGCACACCGTGCCTACCTGCATCTAAGAAACAAATTAATTTCGGGCGATTTTGAACCGGGAACGCGATTGCTCTACGGACCGATCGGCAAAGAGATTGGAGTCAGTGCGACGCCGGTGCGAGAGGCCGCAGGGCAATTGGCCAACGAGGGACTCGTCGATCTGGTTCCCAACATGGGAGCGATCGTACGCCGGCTCGATCGAAACGCCTTGATCGAAATTTACGAGGTTCGCGAAGTGATCGAACCGGCCACCGCGGCGATGGCAGCGAAGCGGGCGAGCCCCGAGCAACTCTTGGTGATTGAAGAAGAGTTGCAGCAAATGTTGGAATTGACTTCACAGCATGAACAATCTGCGGCCCAATATGCGGGCAAACGAATCAAGGGGCGATTTGACAAGGCGGATTATCGATTTCATATGTCGATCATCGAAGCCACTGGCAACCAGGCGCTCGTGCGCACGGCTTCCCAGTCGCAAGTGTTAACACGTGTGTTTGGCATTCGACGGCATCGCCATGATATCGAAGCGATGCAACGCACCTGCAAAGACCACCAACGTATTTTTGAAGCGATCCGCACCGGCGATGCCGAGGAAGCATGCCAAGCGGCTGTGGATCATATCCGCAATGGGTTGCAGGCTTCCTTGCTCGAAATCGATGCGGAGCCCGAAACGGAAGTGAACACGTCCGAGGCAGGCTGA
- a CDS encoding ribulokinase, producing MNHPVSLGLDFGTESVRAILIDAAGHQLGLASSEYANGQITETLPGGDTLLPARYALQSPGDWLDSAASATCAAMVEAAVTGDRIVGIGVDFTSCTMLPTRSDGTPLCQLDSLKSTPLAWPKLWKHHGALEQTERMNAVARERDEAFLQRYGGTIGLEWFFPKMLETIEQAPDVAAAADVWLEAGDWLVWQLVGGPAESLTRSTCQAGYKAMWSASDGYPSDAFFSAVHPQLAAAVRSRLPGVMRSPGEVAGGLTQAMATRFGLRAGTPVSAAIIDAHAAVPGVGAAEPGTLVMVLGTSSCHMLNANVAAEIPGIAGVVEGGILPGMFGYETGQAAVGDAFAWLRRLLGLDSFDSLAEAALRLPPGAQGVMCLDWMNGCRTPLMDGSLRGAFTGLGLEHGPEHMYLALMEGSAFGLRWIVELLRDGGVPIERLVATGGLPHHNRAFVEVYADVLGSEIEIHPSTQGPAVGAAVLGMIAAGPEASGFQSIREAAGAMASVAKGSQDIVRPRLQRTQAYDSLYAQYRQLAKRFANGTCLD from the coding sequence ATGAACCACCCCGTTTCACTGGGCCTCGACTTTGGCACCGAATCGGTCCGCGCGATCTTAATCGATGCTGCGGGGCATCAACTCGGGTTGGCGTCGAGCGAATATGCGAACGGGCAAATCACCGAGACACTTCCTGGGGGGGATACCCTCTTGCCGGCTCGTTACGCGTTGCAATCGCCTGGGGATTGGCTCGATTCGGCTGCGTCGGCAACGTGTGCCGCGATGGTCGAGGCGGCGGTCACGGGCGACAGGATTGTGGGAATCGGTGTCGACTTCACCAGTTGTACGATGCTGCCGACACGATCGGATGGCACGCCGCTATGCCAATTAGATTCATTGAAATCAACTCCCTTGGCGTGGCCGAAACTTTGGAAACATCACGGTGCCCTGGAGCAAACCGAACGGATGAACGCCGTGGCTCGCGAGCGTGACGAGGCGTTCTTACAGCGGTATGGTGGGACGATCGGCTTGGAATGGTTCTTTCCTAAAATGCTCGAAACGATTGAGCAGGCTCCCGATGTCGCCGCCGCAGCCGATGTCTGGCTCGAGGCGGGCGATTGGTTGGTTTGGCAATTGGTCGGCGGTCCGGCGGAGTCGCTGACTCGCTCGACTTGCCAAGCTGGCTACAAAGCGATGTGGTCGGCCAGCGACGGATACCCGTCGGACGCCTTTTTCTCGGCCGTCCATCCTCAATTGGCCGCAGCCGTGCGCAGCCGATTGCCTGGGGTGATGCGGTCGCCCGGTGAGGTGGCTGGTGGTTTAACTCAAGCGATGGCAACGCGCTTCGGACTTCGTGCGGGCACTCCCGTTTCGGCCGCCATCATCGATGCTCACGCGGCCGTTCCCGGCGTCGGGGCTGCCGAACCAGGAACGCTGGTGATGGTGCTGGGCACGAGTAGTTGTCACATGCTAAACGCAAACGTCGCCGCGGAGATCCCCGGCATCGCGGGGGTGGTCGAGGGGGGCATTTTGCCAGGCATGTTTGGATACGAAACGGGCCAAGCCGCGGTCGGGGATGCGTTTGCATGGCTGCGCCGTTTGCTTGGACTCGATTCCTTCGATTCGCTTGCCGAAGCTGCACTTCGCTTGCCCCCAGGGGCTCAAGGCGTGATGTGTTTGGATTGGATGAACGGTTGCCGTACGCCATTGATGGACGGGAGTCTGCGTGGCGCCTTCACTGGGCTAGGGCTCGAGCACGGTCCGGAACACATGTACTTGGCGTTGATGGAAGGCTCGGCATTTGGGCTGCGTTGGATTGTCGAACTGCTTCGCGATGGCGGCGTGCCGATCGAACGACTCGTGGCGACCGGCGGGCTGCCGCATCACAACCGCGCCTTCGTCGAAGTCTATGCTGATGTGCTTGGCAGCGAGATTGAAATTCATCCATCCACGCAAGGTCCGGCCGTGGGGGCAGCGGTATTGGGCATGATCGCGGCAGGCCCCGAAGCGAGCGGATTCCAATCGATCCGCGAAGCGGCCGGCGCGATGGCGAGCGTCGCCAAGGGGAGCCAAGACATCGTCCGGCCTCGTCTCCAACGCACTCAGGCATACGATTCGTTGTACGCCCAATACCGGCAACTTGCCAAACGGTTCGCCAACGGCACTTGCCTTGATTAG